TGATTTGCTCATTGAATGAATGGCATACTTTTTCAAATATCTTCTGTACATTAACTTTTGTGACCTTTACACCCTGGTTATCTTTAAGTGTCAGGATATGTGTGAGATCAAAAACTGTTTCACTTAGTCTGTCCGTGGAGCATTTAAACAGATCAACTATTCCTTTATTATAATCATCAAGCAGATCAATTTCCAGTATATTAATGAGGCCGATCAGGTTGGCTAATGGTGTCCTCAGGTTATGAGAGATGATATAAACAAACTGATTAAGATCCTGATTCCTTTTTGTAAACTCCTGAATAAGTAAAGTTTGTTCGTTTTCGCTGTTTATCCGCTCAGTGATATCATTGAATCTTATCATCAGAGCCTGCATGCTATCATCCAGCATATTTGTCGCGGTGCCTTCTATCCAGAGATACTCCCCGTGACTGGTTCTGTTCCTCAATTTTAAATTTACAGTTGAACCCGGACTGGAGAGTAACAGATGAAATCTTTCTCTTACGTTACTTAAATCTTCAGGGTGTATATGATCTGTAATATTAGTTTGAAGGAACTCATCGTTGCTAAATCCAAATAGTTGTTCAGCAGCTGTAGTTACGTGAATAAAATCTCCGTTTTTTTTGGTGAAAAATATTAAATCGTTGCACTTTTCAATGATAGAGAGAAAGTTTTCGTTCATCTCAGCGTAAGCTATCATATGCTTGGTCTTATATCCTGTATCATATCTAAAGTTTTGTCTCATAACCATTTAAAACTCTAAAATATTCAAACATCCTGACAATTTCTTAATTTTTTTGTAGATAATGAATAAAATGACCGAGCTTTATTCACATAATTATAGAGATGATGAATAAAAAGAACAACTGTTTACTTTTGAGCAGGATTGAATGTGGAGAAAAAATTCTATCTTGGATAAATGATCACAAGGCTTTTTCTTTTTGACAAAAGAATAAATCTAATAAGTAGCTTTGTATCGTCAAAATTGTTGACTGAAACCTGCATATGATTAATATCCCATCACTTAGGAATGAAGCTGACAGAATTGCTGCGCTTTATGTGTTGGAAATTTTGGATACTGGTGAAGAACAGGAGTTTGATAATATCGTCAAACTCGCTGCTATTATAGCGCAGGCACCGGTTTCTGCTATTACTTTTGTAGATAAAGACAGGATCTGGTATAAAGCAAAACTTGGTATTGAGCTGAAAGAAACATCAAGAGATAATTCTGCGACTGATACCTTTCCTTTTTTTGTGGCTATTCCTATAGTCGTCAACAAGAATCTGGTTATCGGGCATTTAAGTGTCGCAGGTCCAGTACAGGTCACATTAAATCAGGAGCAGCATAAAGGTCTTGCATTGCTGGCGCAGCAGGTTACCAGTTTGCTACAATTGAAACTCCCGGTAATTAATAATAGTATCAAAGAATTTTATGAAAGTATCCTGAATAATATTCCCCAGGATATCGTGGTTTTTGATGCCGATCATAAGTATCTTTTCGCTAATCCTATGGCGATTAAGAACGAAGAATACAGGAAATACATTATCGGAAAAGATGATTTTGAATACGGTGCTTTCAGAAACCGTGATCCAAAGATCGCTGAAGCCAGACGCGAGCAGTTCCTGGAAGTGAAAAATACAGGAAAAGCCATTGGCTGGGAAGAAAGCCAGAAAGATCCGGACGGAAATACGATCACTTTTTTACGTAGAATGTTCCCAATGCATGATGAGAATGGAAATTTTATCATGGTTATTGGTTTTGGAATAGACATCACTGAACGTAAACTCCTGGAAGAAAAACAAACCATGATCATGGAACAGCTTGCTATTCAGAATACTCAGCTGATAGATTTCTGTAATGTAGTTTCGCATAATTTGCGGGGGCCATTAATTAATATGGCTATGCTTGCAGAATTTATACAGGAAGCTGAAGATGCTGAAGAACAGAAGTTGCTGGTTTCAAAACTGGAACCTGTAATCGAAAATCTGAAGAGCACGTTTAATGAACTGGTAGAATCTATACAGATCAGACTGGACAGAGATATTAAATTAGACAGACTTAATTTCAGTACCTGTCTGCAGGAAGCCCTTGATGGATTGTATGTCGAAATTCAAAAGGCAAAAGCAAAAATTAAGGTTGATTTTGAAGATGCTCCCGCAGTCTTGTATCCACATAAATATCTGGCCAGTATATTTTATAATCTGATCAGTAATGCTATCAAATATCAATCACCTGAAAGACAGTTGTCTTTGAATCTTGCTTCTAAAGTTAAAGAAGGTAATATTGTACTGACAGTTCAGGATAATGGACTGGGCATAGATCTTGTTAAGCATAAAGACAATATTTTTAAAATTGGAAAGGTATTTCACCGTCATCCTGATGCCAAAGGACTGGGGTTATTTATGACCAAAACGCAGGTAGAAGCAATGGGAGGAAAGATTTGGGTGGAGAGTTTTCCAGATCAGGGATCTATTTTTTCTATAGAATTTGTAAATCAAAATATGAATTGGTGAGGAAACTATTTGTGCATTACAATAAGAACAGGAATATTAGCAAATGATAGCTTCGTAACCTTTAAAAAACAATAACATTCTGATGAAAAAAGTATATCTCATTGATGATGATGATATTTTTGTATTTCTTACAAAAAAAACGATGCTTAAAGTGTCTGAAAATGTAGAAGTTGAAGTTTTTTCAGACGGATTACAGGCAATTACTCATCTTAAAGAAATTCAGGATAAAAAGGAATTATTACCTGATATTATCTTTCTTGATCTGAACATGCCTGTTATGGATGGCTGGGAGTTTCTTGCTGAATATCAGGAAATATATTCTTCTTTTGTAAAGAAAAATGAATTGTATATCGTCTCTTCATCAATCTCCCCACATGAGATGGAACGATCAAAAAATATAAGTGAAGTTTGTGAATTTATAATTAAGCCACTGGTCAAAGAAAAGTTTCTGGAAATTCTGGAAAATTTATAGTTTTAGAGGATGTTTGAATCCCATTCTGTCAACCTGGATCTTTTAAAGAAACGGGCATTTAATTTGCGTTGGGCTACTGTCCCAGAGGGAATTATACCATTAACAGCAGCCGATCCGGATTTTCCGAGTGCACCTGAGATTGCTGAGTCAATAATTCGATTTACTAAAGATAGATATCTCTCCTATGGTCCTCCCGCTGGATTATCTGAATTCAAGGAAAGTGTCGCTGCTTATTTTTCCGGCAAGCGTAAGATTCCTGCTCAGGCAGATTTTATATTTCCGGTAGACAGCGCTGCTTTTGGTATTTATTTAATCTGTAAGGCTTTTCTTTCGGCGGGTGATGAAGCAATTATTTTTGATCCTGTAGACTTTCTTTTCAGATATTCGACTGAAGCAGTGGGTGGTGTTGCTGTTCCATTTGCTATTCCACCTGGGTCTGATCACGTAGATTTTGATCTTCTGGAAAAGTTAATTACCAGTAAGACCCGTATGATCTGTCTTTGTAATCCATTAAATCCTACCGGAAAGGTTTTTAAAAGAGATGAATTACTTAAACTAGGTGAAATAGCCTGTAAACACCGTCTGATTATTTTATCAGATGAGATCTGGAGTGATATTGTTTATACCCCTTATCAATATACAAGTATAGCTTCATTAAGTGAAGAGATACGAAACCAGACTGTAACCGTTACTGGTTTCAGCAAATCTTATGGTTTGGCTGGTTTAAGGATTGGGGCGGTGATGGCCTCCAATCAGGCGCATTATGATCGTCTGTTTGAAGTTTCGCTTCATGGATCTACTATCCATGGCGCCAATATACTTTCGCAGGTTGCGGCTACTACGGCATTGAATGAATGCGGCTACTGGCTTGATGGTTTTTTGGTGCATCTTCAGAAAATGAGAGATCTGGCAGTCAGAGAACTAAATGCAACACAAGGGTTTAAATGTATTTCTCCGGAAGGATGTTATGTCGCATTTACAGATATTACGGGAACCGGAAAAAGTAGTCAGGAAATTTATCAGCTTTTACTGGATAAGGCTAAAGTTGCGGTAGTACCAGGTGCTAAAGAATGGTTTGGAGAAGGAGCGGAAGGATTTATCAGAATGAGTTTTGCCACTTCAGAAGAGATTCTGGGAGAAGCATTATTTAATATAAAAACTACGGTAAATAATTTATGAAGGTAGTCATCTTAGGTGGGGGAATTGCTGGATTATGTATGGGAATCTATCTGCATCAGCATGATGTTGATGTAAGCGTAAATGAAAGACAGCGTTTTACAGCTGTTGGCGGACATGCTTTTCTGATGCATCACGATGGGATTACGGTGCTGAACGAACTTGCAGCAAACAGTAATCATCCGCTTCCTGGTAAACCGGTATATTCTTTTATACTGAGAGATCCAAATGGGTATGTAATTACTGAAACACCACTGGAAGACTGGCAGTGTTTTAAGCGGACAGATCTGTTAGCCTGCTTAAATCAGTTCCTGCCTGAATCCAGGTTAAACAATAACCGCGTGTTTTCTCACTTTATATATGAGCAGAATCAAATCGTAGCAGCTCAGTTTCTGAATGGAGAACGGGAATATGGAGACGTTTTTATCGGTGCCGACGGTGCGAATTCGGTTGTTCGTCATCAGATATTCGGAGAAGTGAAGTTTGAATCAGGTAAAGTGAAAGAGGTTGTTGGAATTGTAGAACATGCTGAACTGGCTATGGCTCTTCAGGGTAGGTTTACTAAGTTTCAGCAAAAAAATAAGGGACTGTCATTCGGGCTTATCCCTACAACAGGAATAGAAATGGTGTGGTTTATGCAGTACGATCCATTACTGGATGATATTTCTGAAGGAATCAGTGAGCGGACATCAGGGGAATATCATGAACGGCTCAGTGAGTTATGCCACAATCTTTTAAGAGACTTTCCTGCTGAGGTGCAAACAGTCCTGAAACATAATGATTTTCAGACTAGTTATATCTGGAATACCAGAGATTTTGACCTGCTTCCCCACTTTCACTATCAAAATGTTGTACTGATAGGAGATGCTGCACATGTTGCACTACCTTTCACTAGTGCAGGCACGACCAATGCGATGCTTGATGCGAAGACTTTGTCCCATTGCATATTGAACTATTCAGATTTAAGTGCTGCATTCACAGCATATTATCAATCCAGAGCAGAGAGTATCCGAGCACATGTTACGTTGGGCAGAGAACTAAGAGATTCGTTTCTGAATCCATCTTCTTTAGGGACTATACCTCTCATTAGCAACGTATTAAAATAGCTTTTATTTTAGTGGATCTTCTGTCGCTGTGAATGAACAGAATGAACGGAATAGCGCCTAAAGTATTTCTTAACTTTATTTCATATCATTTTAAGTTATTTACGAAATGAAGTAAAGGAGGGGAAAACTATGATTAAGGTTGGAATTATTGATACTAATCAACAGAGCAGAAATATGATGCGTGTGATGCTGGATCATCAGCATCAGCATAATTTAAAAGTAACCCTTGACATCGGGTCTATGGGTGAATGTAAAAAAGTACAGCCATCACAGGAACCCAACGTCACTTTACTGGACATAGAAGTCAATGGAATTGATATCATTCCTGACATTTATCGTAAATTTCCA
This portion of the Pedobacter lusitanus genome encodes:
- a CDS encoding FAD-dependent monooxygenase — its product is MKVVILGGGIAGLCMGIYLHQHDVDVSVNERQRFTAVGGHAFLMHHDGITVLNELAANSNHPLPGKPVYSFILRDPNGYVITETPLEDWQCFKRTDLLACLNQFLPESRLNNNRVFSHFIYEQNQIVAAQFLNGEREYGDVFIGADGANSVVRHQIFGEVKFESGKVKEVVGIVEHAELAMALQGRFTKFQQKNKGLSFGLIPTTGIEMVWFMQYDPLLDDISEGISERTSGEYHERLSELCHNLLRDFPAEVQTVLKHNDFQTSYIWNTRDFDLLPHFHYQNVVLIGDAAHVALPFTSAGTTNAMLDAKTLSHCILNYSDLSAAFTAYYQSRAESIRAHVTLGRELRDSFLNPSSLGTIPLISNVLK
- a CDS encoding response regulator; translation: MKKVYLIDDDDIFVFLTKKTMLKVSENVEVEVFSDGLQAITHLKEIQDKKELLPDIIFLDLNMPVMDGWEFLAEYQEIYSSFVKKNELYIVSSSISPHEMERSKNISEVCEFIIKPLVKEKFLEILENL
- a CDS encoding sensor histidine kinase → MINIPSLRNEADRIAALYVLEILDTGEEQEFDNIVKLAAIIAQAPVSAITFVDKDRIWYKAKLGIELKETSRDNSATDTFPFFVAIPIVVNKNLVIGHLSVAGPVQVTLNQEQHKGLALLAQQVTSLLQLKLPVINNSIKEFYESILNNIPQDIVVFDADHKYLFANPMAIKNEEYRKYIIGKDDFEYGAFRNRDPKIAEARREQFLEVKNTGKAIGWEESQKDPDGNTITFLRRMFPMHDENGNFIMVIGFGIDITERKLLEEKQTMIMEQLAIQNTQLIDFCNVVSHNLRGPLINMAMLAEFIQEAEDAEEQKLLVSKLEPVIENLKSTFNELVESIQIRLDRDIKLDRLNFSTCLQEALDGLYVEIQKAKAKIKVDFEDAPAVLYPHKYLASIFYNLISNAIKYQSPERQLSLNLASKVKEGNIVLTVQDNGLGIDLVKHKDNIFKIGKVFHRHPDAKGLGLFMTKTQVEAMGGKIWVESFPDQGSIFSIEFVNQNMNW
- a CDS encoding pyridoxal phosphate-dependent aminotransferase; its protein translation is MFESHSVNLDLLKKRAFNLRWATVPEGIIPLTAADPDFPSAPEIAESIIRFTKDRYLSYGPPAGLSEFKESVAAYFSGKRKIPAQADFIFPVDSAAFGIYLICKAFLSAGDEAIIFDPVDFLFRYSTEAVGGVAVPFAIPPGSDHVDFDLLEKLITSKTRMICLCNPLNPTGKVFKRDELLKLGEIACKHRLIILSDEIWSDIVYTPYQYTSIASLSEEIRNQTVTVTGFSKSYGLAGLRIGAVMASNQAHYDRLFEVSLHGSTIHGANILSQVAATTALNECGYWLDGFLVHLQKMRDLAVRELNATQGFKCISPEGCYVAFTDITGTGKSSQEIYQLLLDKAKVAVVPGAKEWFGEGAEGFIRMSFATSEEILGEALFNIKTTVNNL
- a CDS encoding sensor histidine kinase, producing MRQNFRYDTGYKTKHMIAYAEMNENFLSIIEKCNDLIFFTKKNGDFIHVTTAAEQLFGFSNDEFLQTNITDHIHPEDLSNVRERFHLLLSSPGSTVNLKLRNRTSHGEYLWIEGTATNMLDDSMQALMIRFNDITERINSENEQTLLIQEFTKRNQDLNQFVYIISHNLRTPLANLIGLINILEIDLLDDYNKGIVDLFKCSTDRLSETVFDLTHILTLKDNQGVKVTKVNVQKIFEKVCHSFNEQIKQLGVILTSNFDCNHILFNKSYLESILMNLLSNAIKYRLHSRQLEIKVSLTRDEQNTCTLTFSDNGMGIDMKSNKDKLFGLHQRFHNHITGNGVGLFITKSQITSLGGSIDVTSKVNHGTTFIITFRGEALNLLNQIRQPAQQ